The following are from one region of the Cyanobium gracile PCC 6307 genome:
- a CDS encoding DUF3427 domain-containing protein — MVEAELLNGAPTTRYNDVAIVPWECHWVSQSLTREVSATGQRSIHHKGPSSRMPLVVREESNRGGMTLPFLCLGFTDHVSHEDERPMAIRWRLHRAIPGAFYPELAVAV; from the coding sequence ATGGTCGAAGCGGAGCTTCTTAACGGTGCCCCCACCACCCGCTACAACGACGTCGCCATCGTCCCGTGGGAGTGCCACTGGGTGAGCCAGAGCCTCACCCGGGAAGTCTCAGCCACCGGTCAGCGTTCTATCCACCACAAGGGGCCCAGCAGCCGGATGCCCCTGGTTGTGCGAGAAGAAAGTAACCGGGGCGGGATGACACTGCCGTTCCTTTGCCTCGGCTTTACCGATCACGTGAGCCACGAGGACGAGCGGCCGATGGCGATTCGCTGGCGGCTGCACAGGGCGATTCCGGGGGCCTTCTATCCGGAGTTGGCGGTGGCGGTGTGA
- a CDS encoding DUF433 domain-containing protein has product MDFQGRITINPSVRFGKPCVRGTRLTVGDVLGFLASGMGEAELLEDFPQLSHDDVLACLAYAADRERLLLSLTTAA; this is encoded by the coding sequence ATGGACTTCCAAGGGCGGATCACCATCAACCCTTCCGTGCGCTTCGGCAAGCCCTGCGTTCGCGGCACCAGGCTCACGGTGGGTGATGTGCTCGGCTTTCTTGCCAGTGGCATGGGTGAAGCGGAACTGCTGGAGGACTTCCCGCAGCTCAGCCATGACGACGTGCTGGCTTGCCTGGCCTATGCAGCAGATCGGGAACGCCTACTCCTCAGCCTGACCACGGCGGCGTGA
- a CDS encoding protein adenylyltransferase SelO, which yields MPTSTFADFAQRVDYSLLDSLRPDPQASGDGQDHRPRQVFSGHYVPVTPTPLPAPELVAHSRTLFQELGLSDGLALDASFRRLFSGDITAAQAPMRPFGWATGYALSIYGSEYIQQCPFGTGNGYGDGRAISVFEGVFNGRRWEMQLKGGGPTPYCRGADGRAVLRSSVREFLAQEFMHALGVPTSRSLTLYVSRSETVRRPWYSANSRSFDPDILVDNPVAITTRVAPSFLRVGQLELFARRARSGAHPEALHELELIVQHLIERNYRQEIDPALEFADQVVELARLFRGRLTSLVANWMRVGYCQGNFNSDNCAAGGYTLDYGPFGFCELFDPRFQPWTGGGQHFSFFNQPVAAEANFQMFWASLRPLLEGNTEALAKLDQLREGFAEAMGQELDAMWASKLGLITYDAELVQDLLQLMVASKVDVTIFFRRLSDIPEHVSALQESFYLPCSEELDAQWTSWLQRWRAQVTSSGDPGETAAAMQRVNPAVTWREWLIAPAYEQAAQGDYGLVRELQKVFRHPYDALPTELAATYDRLKPREFFNAGGVSHYSCSS from the coding sequence ATCCCTACATCCACCTTCGCGGACTTTGCCCAGCGGGTCGACTATTCGCTGCTGGATTCCCTGCGGCCGGATCCACAGGCCAGCGGCGATGGCCAGGATCACCGGCCCCGCCAGGTGTTCTCCGGGCATTACGTGCCGGTGACGCCCACGCCGTTGCCGGCACCGGAGCTTGTGGCCCACAGCCGCACCCTGTTCCAGGAGCTGGGCCTGAGCGATGGGCTGGCCCTCGACGCGTCCTTCCGCCGACTGTTTTCCGGTGACATCACGGCGGCGCAGGCGCCGATGCGCCCGTTCGGCTGGGCCACCGGCTATGCGCTCTCGATCTACGGCAGCGAATACATCCAGCAGTGCCCGTTCGGTACCGGCAACGGCTATGGCGATGGCCGGGCCATTTCCGTGTTCGAAGGCGTCTTCAACGGCCGGCGCTGGGAGATGCAGCTCAAAGGCGGCGGACCCACGCCCTACTGCCGCGGCGCCGATGGACGGGCCGTGCTGCGCTCCAGCGTGCGCGAGTTTCTGGCGCAGGAGTTCATGCATGCCCTGGGGGTGCCCACCTCCCGCTCGCTGACGCTCTATGTGTCCCGATCGGAAACCGTGCGCCGGCCCTGGTATTCGGCGAACTCCCGCTCGTTCGATCCCGACATCCTGGTGGACAACCCGGTGGCGATCACCACACGGGTGGCCCCCTCCTTTCTGCGGGTCGGCCAGCTGGAGCTGTTCGCCCGCCGCGCCCGCAGCGGTGCCCATCCGGAAGCGCTACACGAGCTGGAGCTGATCGTTCAGCACCTGATTGAGCGCAACTACCGCCAGGAGATTGATCCGGCTCTCGAGTTCGCTGACCAGGTGGTGGAACTGGCGCGGTTGTTCCGCGGACGGCTCACGTCTCTGGTGGCGAACTGGATGCGGGTGGGCTACTGCCAGGGCAATTTCAACAGCGACAATTGCGCGGCCGGCGGCTACACCCTCGATTACGGCCCCTTCGGTTTCTGCGAACTGTTCGACCCCCGTTTTCAGCCCTGGACCGGCGGCGGCCAGCATTTCAGCTTCTTCAACCAACCGGTAGCGGCGGAAGCCAACTTCCAGATGTTCTGGGCCTCCCTCCGCCCCCTGCTCGAGGGCAACACCGAGGCGCTGGCAAAGCTTGATCAGCTCCGGGAGGGCTTCGCGGAAGCGATGGGCCAGGAGCTCGACGCGATGTGGGCCAGCAAGCTCGGCCTGATCACCTACGACGCCGAGCTGGTGCAGGACCTGCTGCAGCTGATGGTGGCCTCCAAGGTGGACGTCACGATCTTCTTCCGGAGGCTTTCGGATATCCCCGAGCACGTCTCGGCCCTGCAGGAGAGCTTCTACCTGCCCTGCTCAGAGGAACTCGATGCCCAGTGGACGAGCTGGCTGCAACGCTGGCGGGCTCAGGTCACCAGCAGCGGCGACCCCGGCGAGACAGCCGCTGCGATGCAGCGAGTGAATCCCGCGGTCACCTGGCGCGAATGGCTGATCGCCCCGGCCTATGAACAGGCGGCGCAGGGTGACTACGGCCTGGTCAGGGAACTGCAGAAGGTGTTCCGCCATCCCTACGACGCCCTGCCTACCGAGCTGGCGGCGACCTACGACCGCCTGAAGCCCCGGGAGTTCTTCAACGCCGGAGGGGTGTCGCACTACAGCTGTTCGTCCTGA
- a CDS encoding antitoxin: MRAKLFRNGRSQAVRLPAEFRFEGTEVEVHRDPESGAVVLTPVRPSARALLDQRDDLLQEPGFQAELEAFFEGLRDTRPAEPVEFP, from the coding sequence ATGCGCGCCAAGTTGTTCCGCAACGGCCGCAGCCAAGCGGTGCGGCTACCGGCCGAGTTCCGCTTCGAGGGCACGGAGGTGGAGGTGCATCGCGATCCTGAGAGTGGCGCTGTGGTGCTCACACCGGTGCGGCCATCGGCCCGCGCCTTGCTGGATCAAAGGGATGACCTGCTGCAGGAACCTGGCTTCCAGGCCGAGCTGGAAGCGTTTTTCGAGGGGTTGCGCGACACGCGCCCTGCGGAACCGGTGGAGTTCCCCTGA
- a CDS encoding Uma2 family endonuclease, which yields MLTLPRQLSEALRLTPAQFAELCAANPEAVLELAADGRLIEMTPAGGETGRRNNQLAVQLGLWARLQPGWCVFDSSTGFLLPDGSVLSPDASAVRLERWQALSSDERQGFPPLCPELVVELASPSDRLPDLRSKMAAYQANGARLGWLLLPETRVAEVWHGSGEPLRLKGLAVLEGEPELPGLRLELEKIWDG from the coding sequence ATGCTCACCCTGCCCCGCCAACTGAGCGAAGCGCTGCGGCTCACGCCGGCCCAGTTCGCCGAACTCTGTGCGGCGAATCCGGAGGCGGTGCTGGAGCTGGCGGCGGACGGGCGGTTGATCGAGATGACCCCAGCAGGCGGCGAAACCGGCCGGCGCAACAACCAGCTGGCTGTGCAGCTGGGTCTGTGGGCCCGCCTCCAGCCCGGCTGGTGCGTGTTCGACAGCTCCACCGGTTTCCTGCTGCCCGATGGCTCCGTGCTGAGTCCGGATGCCAGTGCCGTGCGACTGGAGCGCTGGCAGGCCCTCTCCAGCGACGAGCGCCAGGGTTTTCCGCCCCTCTGTCCTGAGCTGGTGGTGGAGCTGGCCAGCCCATCGGACCGTCTGCCTGACCTGCGAAGCAAGATGGCCGCCTACCAGGCGAATGGGGCCCGGCTGGGCTGGCTGCTGCTGCCCGAAACCCGTGTTGCGGAGGTGTGGCACGGCAGCGGTGAACCGCTGAGGCTGAAGGGGCTGGCGGTGCTGGAAGGGGAGCCGGAACTCCCTGGGCTGCGGCTGGAGCTGGAGAAGATCTGGGACGGCTGA
- a CDS encoding type II toxin-antitoxin system HicA family toxin — protein MPRLPGISQKEAVRVFLKLGYRIVRESGHLILSNGERRLVIPRHDPINAITMGAIARDAGLTPEQFRQLL, from the coding sequence ATGCCGCGGCTGCCGGGAATCAGCCAGAAGGAGGCCGTGAGGGTGTTTCTGAAGCTGGGGTATCGGATTGTCCGCGAGTCGGGTCATCTGATCCTGAGCAATGGCGAGCGTCGGCTTGTGATCCCAAGACACGACCCCATCAACGCCATCACCATGGGCGCAATTGCGCGCGATGCAGGTCTGACGCCTGAGCAGTTCCGCCAGCTGCTGTGA
- a CDS encoding DUF5615 family PIN-like protein produces the protein MSVQLLLDENLSERLLPLLSGGFPGSRHVRLLGLGGADDLAIWDRALLDGDLLVTKDEDFLRISMSRGFPPKVICLAIGNAGNAATAGLLLDHIDAIEAFSSHPEAGFLVLSPGP, from the coding sequence GTGAGCGTCCAGCTGCTTCTGGATGAGAACCTTTCCGAGCGTCTGCTGCCTTTGCTCTCCGGTGGGTTCCCAGGTTCAAGGCATGTGCGGCTTCTTGGGTTGGGTGGGGCCGACGATCTGGCGATCTGGGATCGGGCTCTCCTTGACGGCGACCTGTTGGTCACCAAGGACGAGGATTTTCTGCGGATCAGCATGAGCCGCGGTTTCCCTCCGAAGGTCATCTGCCTAGCCATCGGTAACGCTGGCAACGCAGCCACGGCTGGGCTGCTGCTTGATCACATCGATGCCATCGAGGCTTTCTCGTCCCACCCGGAGGCAGGTTTTCTGGTGCTCAGCCCGGGCCCCTAG
- a CDS encoding type II toxin-antitoxin system HicB family antitoxin, whose amino-acid sequence MSYRIRLLETEEGWSVSCLDLPGCHSQGANRDEALANIREAIALWLEVEAEEGGVRSVETMELAI is encoded by the coding sequence ATGAGCTACCGCATCCGGCTGTTGGAAACCGAAGAGGGTTGGTCGGTGAGCTGTCTTGACCTGCCCGGCTGCCACTCCCAGGGAGCCAACAGGGACGAAGCACTGGCGAACATCCGCGAAGCGATAGCCCTCTGGCTGGAAGTGGAAGCGGAGGAGGGTGGCGTGCGCAGCGTGGAGACGATGGAACTCGCCATCTGA
- a CDS encoding FAD-dependent monooxygenase: MPSSLPRQTSVLVVGAGPTGLLLAGELQRRGVPNLLIDARSEALHWDRATVIHPLSLEIFEALGLVDRFLEAGCRQRRILIHADGQRLGELDLAACGSRFGFNLGLSEEVTETILTDHLKGQGGTVHRSCRLVALAPHGEGVTATVACGEQEHAVQARWVVGCDGLRSTTRALSGLDFEGHGISRPWAVFDAAVEGWADSHEVNAAYLDASPLILTALPEERWRVYLRPAAEEGDLVAEAAAVLQRYLPQARFDAVENPSRFHCHSRVASAFRAGPVFLAGDAAHVCSPAEGHGMNCGLHDAANLAWKLALVHHGAAAPALLDSYEQERRPVAQEICRSGDATEQAHGLQEPAERAARDRAIAAMLANPVARQQEVVAETEMNVSYAGSAIIGAGEGQPFAAGQRLPTTIALPPGAGASLLHALSHRCGHTLLLLAGPEAPPEALAGLQADLEADRAAGAVPPALVEAVVAVRLEEAVSLGLGPLTLLAVRPDGFIGLRADVDHRSAVRRYGGLVLGG, encoded by the coding sequence ATGCCATCATCCCTTCCCCGCCAGACCAGCGTGCTCGTGGTGGGGGCGGGCCCCACCGGCCTGCTGCTGGCGGGGGAACTGCAGCGCCGCGGCGTTCCCAACCTGCTGATCGACGCCCGGTCCGAAGCCCTGCACTGGGACCGGGCCACGGTGATCCACCCCCTCTCCCTGGAGATCTTCGAGGCGCTGGGGCTGGTGGACCGGTTTCTTGAGGCCGGCTGCCGGCAGCGCAGGATCCTGATCCACGCCGATGGCCAGCGGCTGGGGGAACTGGATCTGGCCGCGTGCGGCAGCCGCTTCGGCTTCAACCTCGGCCTCTCCGAGGAGGTGACCGAAACGATCCTCACCGACCATCTCAAGGGCCAGGGGGGCACGGTGCACCGCTCCTGCCGGCTGGTGGCACTGGCGCCCCACGGCGAGGGGGTGACTGCCACGGTGGCCTGCGGTGAGCAGGAGCACGCCGTGCAGGCCCGCTGGGTGGTGGGCTGCGACGGCCTGCGCAGCACCACCCGGGCGCTGAGCGGCCTCGATTTCGAGGGCCATGGCATCAGCCGCCCCTGGGCCGTGTTCGATGCGGCGGTGGAGGGCTGGGCCGACAGCCACGAGGTCAACGCGGCGTATCTGGACGCCTCCCCCCTGATCCTCACGGCCCTGCCCGAGGAGCGTTGGCGGGTGTACCTGCGGCCCGCCGCCGAGGAGGGCGATCTGGTGGCCGAGGCCGCCGCCGTGCTGCAGCGCTACCTGCCCCAGGCCCGCTTCGACGCCGTGGAGAACCCCAGCCGCTTCCACTGTCACAGCCGGGTGGCGAGTGCCTTCCGCGCCGGGCCCGTGTTCCTGGCCGGCGATGCCGCCCATGTGTGCTCCCCCGCCGAGGGGCATGGCATGAACTGCGGGCTGCACGATGCCGCCAACCTGGCCTGGAAGCTGGCCCTGGTGCACCATGGCGCCGCGGCGCCAGCCCTGCTGGACAGCTACGAGCAGGAGCGGCGTCCGGTGGCGCAGGAGATCTGCCGCTCCGGCGATGCCACCGAGCAGGCCCACGGGCTGCAGGAGCCCGCTGAGCGCGCCGCCCGCGACCGGGCCATCGCCGCCATGCTGGCCAACCCGGTGGCCCGCCAGCAGGAGGTGGTGGCGGAAACCGAGATGAACGTCAGCTACGCCGGCTCGGCGATCATCGGCGCTGGCGAGGGCCAGCCCTTTGCTGCCGGACAGCGCCTGCCCACCACGATCGCGCTGCCGCCCGGGGCCGGTGCGTCCCTGCTGCACGCGCTCAGCCACCGCTGCGGCCACACGCTGCTGCTGCTGGCCGGCCCGGAAGCGCCTCCGGAGGCCCTCGCCGGCCTGCAGGCCGACCTGGAGGCCGACAGGGCCGCCGGCGCGGTGCCGCCGGCGCTGGTGGAGGCGGTGGTGGCCGTGCGGCTGGAGGAAGCGGTCAGCCTGGGCCTGGGGCCCCTCACCCTGCTGGCGGTCCGGCCGGACGGCTTCATCGGCCTAAGGGCCGACGTGGATCACCGCAGCGCGGTGCGTCGGTATGGGGGGCTGGTGCTGGGCGGTTGA
- a CDS encoding DUF3427 domain-containing protein encodes MAAGLGAAALDASSPRDERAGQIRRLRAGELQILFAVDLFNEGLDIPEIDTVLFLRPTESHLVFLQQLGRGLRLCPGKSCLTVLDFIGQAHRNFRFDLRYRALLGGTRDQLEQQIEAGFPFLPAGCSLQLDRVSSERVLANLRESLPTRRPQLLAEARRLGRCSLAGVLAGLGMELGEFYRVAGSWALLQRELGWGAGAAPGEPSDDEKRLGRGIAGGLLYLDDPERLRWLVDQLQRPVAPDPAALDPVAERRWRMLLAQLWGSGRQHLPLAEALVRLWAAAAIRAELVELFELLLERTDHLVAPLAWPFLADGETAPPVPLGLHSRYSRAEVFAAFGLLNDTRTFPGREGVFFDEATHCDVFFITLKKSERLFSPTTRYNDYAISPWEFHWESQSLTREASATGQRYIHHRGRGSRVLLFVREESKRGGVTLPFLCLGFADYVSHEGERPMAIRWRLHRAIPGGFYPELALAV; translated from the coding sequence GTGGCCGCCGGCCTGGGCGCCGCTGCCTTGGATGCCTCCAGCCCCCGCGACGAGCGCGCCGGGCAGATCCGCCGCCTGCGCGCCGGCGAGCTGCAGATCCTGTTCGCCGTGGATCTGTTCAACGAAGGCCTCGACATCCCCGAGATCGACACGGTGCTGTTCCTGCGCCCCACCGAGAGCCATCTGGTGTTCCTGCAGCAGCTCGGCCGCGGGCTGCGCCTCTGCCCGGGCAAAAGCTGCCTCACCGTTCTCGACTTCATCGGCCAGGCCCACCGCAACTTCCGCTTCGACCTGCGCTACCGCGCCCTGCTCGGCGGCACGCGCGACCAACTGGAGCAGCAGATCGAAGCGGGCTTTCCCTTCCTGCCGGCCGGCTGCAGCCTGCAGCTCGATCGGGTGTCGAGCGAGCGGGTGCTGGCCAATCTGCGCGAGTCGCTGCCCACGCGCCGGCCCCAGCTGCTCGCCGAAGCCCGCCGCCTCGGGCGCTGTTCGCTGGCGGGGGTGCTGGCGGGGCTGGGGATGGAGCTGGGGGAGTTTTACAGGGTGGCGGGGTCGTGGGCGTTGCTGCAGCGGGAGTTGGGGTGGGGAGCCGGGGCGGCCCCAGGGGAGCCCAGCGACGATGAGAAGCGGCTGGGGCGGGGGATTGCCGGGGGCCTGCTGTACCTCGATGACCCCGAGCGCTTGCGTTGGCTGGTGGATCAGCTGCAGCGGCCCGTGGCGCCCGATCCAGCGGCTTTGGATCCTGTGGCCGAGCGTCGCTGGCGGATGCTGCTGGCCCAGCTGTGGGGCAGCGGCCGCCAGCACCTGCCCCTGGCTGAGGCGTTGGTGCGGCTCTGGGCCGCCGCCGCCATCCGCGCCGAGCTGGTGGAGCTGTTCGAGCTGCTGCTGGAGCGCACCGATCACCTGGTGGCGCCGCTCGCCTGGCCGTTTCTGGCCGATGGCGAGACAGCCCCGCCGGTACCCCTTGGCCTGCACAGCCGCTACTCCCGCGCCGAGGTGTTCGCTGCCTTTGGCCTGCTCAACGACACCCGCACCTTCCCCGGCCGCGAGGGGGTGTTTTTCGATGAAGCCACCCACTGCGACGTCTTCTTCATCACCCTCAAGAAGTCCGAGCGCCTCTTCTCCCCCACCACCCGCTACAACGACTACGCCATCTCGCCATGGGAGTTCCACTGGGAGAGCCAGAGCCTCACCCGGGAAGCTTCCGCCACCGGACAGCGTTATATCCACCACCGCGGGCGCGGCAGCCGGGTGCTGCTGTTTGTGCGGGAGGAGAGCAAGCGCGGTGGGGTGACGCTGCCGTTTCTGTGCCTGGGCTTTGCCGACTACGTGAGCCACGAGGGCGAGCGGCCGATGGCGATTCGGTGGCGGTTGCACAGGGCGATTCCAGGGGGCTTCTATCCGGAGTTGGCGCTGGCGGTATGA
- a CDS encoding serine hydrolase domain-containing protein, which produces MADDHLRAVIVRVTIDGKEVVTEAMGESMTGVPATDDMHVRNGAIAISYVATLLLQLVDENRVSLDDKLARWLPEIPNAERVTLGQLARMTSGYRDYVIGNAAFEKTLLENPFRQFSVQDLLAYADLKTLWYEPGTSWNYAHTNYLLLGLALERITGQTIPVLMQERIFGPLKLRNTRDPGGTPAIAPPVLHAFSSERRQALGIPAGTRFYEESTYWNPSWTITRGAVQFTTIHDMATSAEAIGTGRLLSPQSHRLQIAPTLRGFGRPIEGCATCATIGDFYTYGIGIVLSGPWLLQNPLFSGQAGVMAYLPSRKIAIAVAVTFDEGAFDASGGYCNAADDLFRAIGAYLAPQDAPPVRAPARERC; this is translated from the coding sequence ATGGCCGACGACCACCTGAGGGCGGTGATCGTGCGCGTGACGATCGACGGCAAGGAGGTGGTCACCGAGGCGATGGGCGAATCCATGACGGGCGTGCCCGCCACCGACGACATGCACGTCCGCAACGGTGCGATCGCCATCTCCTACGTGGCGACGCTGCTGCTGCAGCTGGTCGACGAGAACAGGGTGAGCCTCGATGACAAGCTCGCGCGCTGGCTGCCGGAGATCCCGAATGCGGAGCGGGTCACGCTCGGTCAGCTCGCCCGGATGACCTCCGGCTACCGCGACTACGTGATCGGCAATGCCGCGTTCGAAAAGACCCTGCTCGAGAACCCGTTCCGGCAGTTCTCCGTGCAGGACCTGCTCGCCTACGCGGACCTGAAGACGCTCTGGTACGAGCCCGGCACGAGCTGGAACTACGCCCACACGAACTACCTCCTGCTGGGCCTGGCGCTGGAGCGCATCACGGGCCAGACGATCCCGGTGCTGATGCAGGAGCGGATCTTCGGCCCCCTCAAGCTCCGCAACACGCGGGACCCCGGCGGTACGCCCGCGATCGCGCCGCCGGTGCTGCACGCCTTCTCGTCGGAACGGCGCCAGGCCCTCGGCATCCCCGCGGGCACACGCTTCTACGAGGAGTCGACCTACTGGAACCCGTCGTGGACGATCACCCGCGGTGCGGTGCAGTTCACCACCATCCACGACATGGCGACCTCCGCCGAGGCGATCGGGACGGGACGGCTGCTGTCGCCGCAGAGCCACAGACTGCAGATCGCTCCGACCCTGCGGGGCTTCGGCCGGCCGATCGAGGGCTGTGCGACCTGCGCCACCATCGGCGACTTCTACACCTATGGGATCGGCATCGTCCTCTCGGGTCCCTGGCTGCTGCAGAACCCGCTGTTCTCCGGGCAGGCCGGGGTGATGGCCTATCTGCCCTCACGCAAGATCGCGATCGCGGTGGCGGTCACCTTCGACGAAGGGGCCTTCGATGCCAGCGGGGGCTACTGCAATGCCGCCGATGACCTCTTCCGCGCGATCGGCGCCTATCTGGCACCGCAGGACGCCCCGCCCGTCAGGGCCCCTGCCAGAGAAAGGTGTTGA
- a CDS encoding type II toxin-antitoxin system VapC family toxin: protein MLDTNAVNAFLKGLSPCLDTWVCEQRCCLSSIVVAEIHYGLEKLPPTSRLQALVENTLKTLEILPWSEACARVYGRLRADLERNGKPLAAMDLLIASHALSEGCALVTADQAFAHVADLHLEAW, encoded by the coding sequence ATGCTCGACACCAACGCCGTGAACGCCTTTCTGAAAGGCCTGTCGCCGTGCCTGGATACCTGGGTGTGTGAGCAACGCTGTTGCCTGTCGTCGATCGTGGTGGCGGAGATCCATTACGGCCTGGAGAAGCTGCCGCCAACGTCGCGGTTGCAGGCGCTGGTGGAGAACACCCTCAAGACCCTGGAGATCCTGCCCTGGTCAGAAGCCTGCGCCAGGGTGTATGGCCGGCTGCGGGCCGATCTCGAACGCAACGGGAAGCCGTTGGCGGCGATGGATCTGCTGATCGCCAGCCATGCCCTCAGCGAAGGTTGCGCCCTGGTGACGGCGGATCAGGCCTTTGCCCATGTGGCCGATCTGCACCTGGAGGCCTGGTAA
- a CDS encoding PadR family transcriptional regulator, whose translation MALAHTILTVLCEKDASGYDISKQFEETMACYWTASQQQIYRELARIEANGWVRCQVVPQQGKPDRKVYAITEAGREELRQWAAEPAQPTPIREDLLVKVLGGPYTDPAQLLAEVRRRRAVHAGQLASYQEKEALVRSHPALPLQEQYRYLTLRRGILFEQEWIRWCDEVIAFLEGQPPPAEP comes from the coding sequence ATGGCCCTGGCGCACACGATCCTCACGGTGCTCTGCGAGAAGGACGCCAGCGGCTACGACATCAGCAAGCAGTTCGAGGAGACGATGGCCTGCTACTGGACCGCCAGCCAGCAGCAGATCTATCGGGAGCTGGCCCGGATCGAGGCCAACGGCTGGGTCCGCTGCCAGGTGGTGCCCCAGCAGGGAAAGCCGGACCGCAAGGTGTATGCCATCACCGAGGCGGGCCGGGAGGAACTGCGCCAATGGGCCGCCGAGCCCGCCCAGCCCACCCCCATCCGCGAGGACCTGCTGGTGAAGGTGCTGGGCGGCCCCTACACCGATCCGGCCCAGCTGCTGGCGGAGGTGCGCCGCCGCCGCGCCGTCCACGCCGGCCAGCTCGCCTCCTACCAAGAGAAGGAGGCCCTGGTCCGCAGCCATCCGGCGCTGCCGCTGCAGGAGCAGTACCGCTACCTCACCCTGCGGCGGGGCATCCTGTTCGAGCAGGAGTGGATCCGCTGGTGCGATGAGGTGATCGCCTTTCTGGAGGGGCAGCCGCCGCCGGCGGAGCCGTAG
- a CDS encoding efflux RND transporter periplasmic adaptor subunit, translated as MDSATATPRATPPALPSALRRIRWGRPAAWGPPLAIAAASVGLALVAVSRRPRPPAARPLPVAVVTAQPVSRYLTSRDYTGEVVAGRSSSLGFELPGTLERVLVEEGDRVVAGQPLAHLDRRRLRAQRQQALAQRDVAVAAVEEVREQLTLAELQRDRRRRLHAQGAISREDLDQQIHGSAALRSRLVQAEAQVDDAEARLRQIDVDLARSVLVAPFDGTVSRRRLDEGVVVSGGQALITLVESAPLEVRVGVPPDGARDLRPGQRHPVRVGDRRLLATVSALLLELDAASRTATVVLKLPVKDLPVGATARLSLRRSATGAGFWLPTTALVAAERGLWSVYVLAPAGPSPEQGRPVVRRLVEPLHSEGDRSLVRGTLRPGDRVIAAGTHRVVPGVRVQEAP; from the coding sequence ATGGATTCCGCCACTGCGACGCCACGGGCGACGCCGCCAGCGCTGCCCAGCGCCTTGCGGCGGATCCGCTGGGGCCGGCCCGCCGCCTGGGGTCCGCCCCTCGCGATCGCCGCGGCCAGCGTCGGCCTTGCGCTCGTGGCGGTGTCCCGGCGTCCCCGCCCCCCCGCCGCCCGCCCCCTGCCGGTGGCGGTGGTGACGGCCCAGCCCGTCAGCCGGTACCTCACCAGCCGCGACTACACCGGCGAGGTGGTGGCCGGCCGCAGCAGCAGCCTCGGCTTCGAGCTCCCCGGCACCCTCGAGCGGGTGCTGGTGGAGGAGGGGGACCGGGTGGTGGCCGGCCAGCCGCTGGCCCACCTCGACCGTCGCCGGCTGCGGGCCCAGCGCCAGCAGGCGCTGGCCCAGCGGGATGTCGCGGTGGCCGCCGTGGAGGAGGTGCGTGAGCAGCTCACCCTGGCCGAGCTGCAGCGCGACCGCCGCCGGCGGCTCCATGCCCAGGGGGCGATCTCCCGCGAGGACCTCGACCAGCAGATCCACGGCAGCGCCGCCCTGCGCAGCCGCCTTGTCCAGGCGGAGGCCCAGGTGGACGACGCCGAGGCCCGCCTGCGCCAGATCGATGTCGACCTGGCCCGCAGCGTGCTGGTGGCCCCCTTCGATGGCACGGTGAGCCGGCGGCGGCTCGATGAGGGCGTGGTGGTGAGTGGCGGGCAGGCGCTGATCACACTGGTGGAGTCCGCCCCCCTGGAGGTTCGGGTGGGGGTGCCCCCCGACGGAGCCCGGGACCTGCGGCCGGGGCAGCGCCATCCCGTGCGCGTCGGCGATCGGCGGCTGCTGGCCACCGTCAGCGCCCTGCTGCTGGAGCTCGATGCCGCCAGCCGCACCGCCACGGTGGTGCTGAAGCTGCCGGTGAAGGATCTGCCGGTGGGGGCAACGGCCCGCCTCAGCCTGCGGCGCAGCGCGACCGGCGCCGGCTTCTGGCTGCCCACCACCGCCCTGGTGGCCGCCGAGCGGGGGCTCTGGTCGGTGTACGTGCTGGCCCCAGCCGGCCCCTCGCCGGAGCAGGGCCGCCCGGTGGTCCGGCGCCTGGTGGAGCCGCTGCACAGCGAAGGCGACCGCTCCCTCGTGCGCGGCACCCTGCGCCCCGGCGACCGGGTGATCGCCGCCGGCACCCACCGGGTCGTGCCGGGGGTGCGGGTGCAGGAGGCGCCCTGA